A genomic region of Bactrocera dorsalis isolate Fly_Bdor chromosome 3, ASM2337382v1, whole genome shotgun sequence contains the following coding sequences:
- the LOC105228688 gene encoding probable WRKY transcription factor protein 1 isoform X5 has translation MVSTATAAPTATMQLTAVAATDTATASVVLAKDRATDCAVNQTYSSATHDNVAISSASTAATKTTTTTTSSKHSAPITTFNNNNNNSTSTTTNTRMPAAATQVEKNNSNTIASTADPYPDAPTQLVPCPICQRTFNPVTLQKHVGICEKMATKKRNVFDSSRQRREGTELASYPLPKNFGLPPAKQETRGQSPKPLQHIASPILARKKSSGGEELARSTARASMRKLVANAQSQSPGITATTNSGTATASQVVNNSQMTTSTASLPGAGSFTRDRMRSSDRSLAKRIQPPPAEQCPHCERCFGPKAYDRHVEWCKEKALQASIKHTAKTEQNLAKERLEARTKYRAPCLKTKRSLNRDKYAGLAGDENEFGDTVKAANGSHNSNSNNNSSNNNNSSLTNGVGGHSNSNNINNSGSGNGNGVMSLSMTSSLTSESGLPSDRYDPFLSAKRQLEELCSSSPPTNPSFSSNLPKTTPQTPVSPAGLPAKMSTSLTLSTSTPNSSPLTNNSQNQRQTATPSVNATKTTSNFRRTSSLRGPRRSPMLSSRPLFAQNHRPTIQRGLSDEGPISTNFLKPEEYDEMPVRSVCVNDYAVTKSPRVTRRDNSLSNRKQGLKLNVQGAAATMTSATNTPNCVTMLGVNSSDELMNSAAKYLSKTDSLAAFLKYEKELDKLNAQTTVDKPTEQNTNESSATNLHNNIISKEFKEKSNTLSKQNSAKSIKAELIESPKLNIDPVVEAHLFQHLPTPVPKTPNAANTSPYERTNANIQKTQAIRLESIALPQATSTPITKPSTTRAPTTPTQLPIVNRPVNLNALLSEPRPTTTSLLSAYSKEGKNSSSNEYIDPKLINKCDNLPVNLNTVRTLKSVGGNNAERRLDFSSSSSECSATQTGPISQLTKLLPLTKPTEVLHTTAAVVTTTSPAVDIPSRPSTTDDTQPNAHPTLSQRSSTEGRNLLNRKKRLGRNHFLYDVSPEADDSCSADDEANRSSVEYYESKYKSSYQQQQQEQQEQQPQTCFVNTRGQTTQLKTPPIVPPLPIFDDFDFEEFLSSFENDDEQFPLFKDCREFLLNRSSNKQRSTQTPSSINTNNNSNHNNNNSKTNQYTTPTKDYNSTTNHFQFPSLASNKYSHPTHLLTPSSRRSRDESRPKSKESSPLSDRYEDLKRVNTQSHTYANDGMTTKRHADADHKKREIFISIETEPNEHGRSPISPDSLRSMVGNPQTMVEVEVDGCDNKFSKISDDDEQLPPRHVAGQSHTGDMLMRCTPFNTGNHLPNVQLNNAKNLIQRMQDDFRQMSEEVGANIRQAMTGLNAVGGNTAMLYGNEQVGMTVGAGGRGGIAGGTYVPHNPNTTPPPSTASAGAVTPMYAASGDVSGDACGDSDDMSSLDGYPISSKSSRRGVGSKLSADSAYGSLSRQRSSELSSTPQRSATRTRPTTSSSTGMTTTTLPAMLPADVQTQKQLQQQQQYHYQQQQQQLPQQAAQLYKYAPVAARPRRISASSSSDNSDASDCNVKYKQQQQKQQQQQQQLYSGVGNKNHNNNNNYISAHYTPQQSSNSNNNNITTNNSNNNYESPLSSPTTMERAHQPSSATNTGLPQDEAQTAPAAANKGHYSSSSSLSSTNAAMSASMKMSKFCHECGAKFLVEQAKFCMDCGVKRIVL, from the exons ATAACAGCAACACAATTGCGAGCACGGCGGATCCATATCCGGATGCACCAACCCAATTGGTGCCCTGCCCCATCTGTCAGCGCACCTTCAATCCCGTTACGCTGCAGAAGCATGTGGGCATATGcgaaaaaatggcaacaaaGAAACGTAACGTTTTCGATTCCTCGCGCCAACGACGTGAAGGCACCGAATTGGCCAGCTATCCGCTGCCGAAGAACTTCGGCTTGCCGCCAGCGAAGCAGGAGACGCGCGGACAGTCGCCCAAGCCATTGCAG CACATAGCCTCACCCATCTTGGCACGCAAAAAGTCGAGCGGCGGCGAGGAGTTGGCGCGCAGCACCGCACGCGCCTCGATGCGCAAATTGGTTGCCAACGCACAAAGCCAGTCACCGGGCATCACAGCCACCACCAACAGCGGCACCGCCACTGCCAGCCAAGTAGTCAACAACAGCCAGATGACCACATCGACGGCCTCACTGCCCGGCGCCGGCAGCTTTACACGCGATCGTATGCGTTCTTCGGATCGTTCACTCGCCAAACGCATACAGCCACCACCGGCCGAGCAATGTCCGCACTGTGAGCGATGCTTCGGCCCGAAGGCGTACGATCGGCATGTTGAGTGGTGCAAGGAGAAGGCGCTGCAGGCCTCCATTAAACACACGGCGAAAACCGAACAGAACTTGGCCAAAGAGCGACTGGAGGCGCGCACCAAATACCGTGCACCCTGTCTCAA AACTAAGCGTTCGTTAAATCGTGATAAATACGCGGGATTGGCGGGTGATGAGAACGAATTTGGCGATACGGTAAAAGCGGCAAACGGAAGTCacaacagtaacagcaacaataacagtagcaataataataacagcagtCTTACAAACGGTGTTGGTGgccacagcaacagcaacaatataaACAATAGCGGAAGCGGGAACGGTAACGGTGTGATGTCACTATCAATGACATCGTCTCTGACAAGTGAGAG CGGTTTGCCAAGCGATAGATATGATCCATTTCTCTCGGCCAAGCGTCAATTGGAAGAGCTTTGCTCATCCTCACCTCCAACTAATCCTTCCTTTTCCTCTAACCTTCCGAAAACTACGCCACAAACTCCTGTGTCACCAGCTGGTTTACCAGCAAAAATGTCCACTTCACTCACACTAAGCACTTCCACACCTAACTCTAGTCCCTTGACGAACAACTCACAAAACCAACGGCAGACAGCAACGCCTTCGGTGAACGCCACTAAGACAACTTCGAATTTTCGGCGCACATCTTCATTGCGCGGTCCGCGTCGTTCTCCTATGCTTTCGTCACGTCCCTTGTTCGCGCAAAACCATCGCCCCACCATACAACGTGGCCTCTCCGACGAAGGTCCCATCTCAACAAACTTTCTGAAACCCGAAGAATATGATGAGATGCCTGTACGTTCGGTTTGTGTCAACGATTACGCGGTAACGAAGAGTCCACGTGTCACACGTCGTGATAACAGTCTTTCTAATCGTAAACAGGGTCTAAAACTCAATGTACAGGGTGCTGCCGCTACAATGACGTCTGCAACGAACACACCGAATTGTGTGACAATGCTGGGGGTTAACAGCAGCGATGAACTGATGAACTCTGCTgccaaatatttatcaaaaaccgACTCTTTAGCGGCATTCCTAAAATACGAGAAAGAATTGGATAAACTCAACGCGCAGACCACAGTGGATAAGCCAACCGAACAAAATACAAATGAGTCATCTGCGACGAATCTACACAATAATATCATTTCCAAGGAgttcaaagaaaaaagtaatactTTGAGCAAGCAAAATTCAGCCAAGAGTATCAAGGCAGAACTAATTGAATCTCCAAAATTAAACATAGACCCAGTGGTAGAAGCACATTTGTTCCAACACCTACCGACACCGGTCCCAAAGACACCAAATGCAGCTAACACATCACCGTACGAGAGAACAAATGCCAACATACAAAAGACGCAAGCCATACGTTTGGAGTCTATAGCCTTGCCACAGGCAACTTCGACGCCAATAACGAAGCCAAGCACAACACGGGCGCCCACCACGCCCACACAATTGCCCATTGTTAATCGACCAGTCAACTTAAACGCGCTACTTAGCGAGCCGAGACCAACAACAACTTCTTTACTCTCCGCCTACAGCAAGGAGGGCAAGAACTCTTCCAGCAATGAGTACATCGATCCCAAACTGATCAATAAATGCGATAATCTGCCCGTAAATCTGAATACGGTACGCACATTAAAATCCGTTGGCGGTAACAATGCAGAACGTCGCTTGGACTTCTCTTCATCCTCCTCAGAGTGTTCAGCAACACAAACTGGTCCGATTTCGCAGCTTACAAAGTTATTACCGCTTACTAAACCCACCGAGGTGTTACATACAACAGCAGCGGTGGTTACAACAACCAGTCCGGCAGTAGATATACCAAGCAGGCCTTCCACCACGGACGACACACAGCCAAACGCGCATCCGACGCTCAGTCAACGCAGCTCGACTGAGGGTAGAAACTTGTTGAATCGTAAAAAACGACTGGGACGTAATCATTTTCTTTACGATGTCTCACCCGAGGCAGATGACTCTTGCTCGGCTGACGACGAAGCAAATCGTTCTTCGGTTGAGTATTATGAATCCAAATATAAATCATcatatcaacagcaacaacaggaaCAGCAAGAGCAGCAACCACAGACATGCTTCGTTAATACACGTGGACAGACCACACAACTGAAGACGCCACCCATAGTGCCGCCATTACCGATTTTTGACGATTTTGACTTTGAGGAATTTCTCTCGTCATTCGAGAATGACGATGAGCAATTTCCTCTGTTCAAGGACTGTAGGGAATTTCTGTTGAATCGCTCGTCGAATAAGCAACGTTCGACGCAGACGCCGAGttcaataaatacaaacaataacagcaaccacaacaataacaatagcaaaacAAATCAATATACAACACCAACTAAAGACTACAACAGCACGACGAATCATTTTCAATTCCCAAGTCTCGCCTCTAATAAATATTCCCATCCCACGCATCTATTAACACCCTCCTCCCGCAGATCACGTGATGAATCACGCCCAAAAAGTAAAGAATCTTCACCGTTATCCGATCGCTACGAGGACCTAAAACGTGTCAACACACAAAGTCACACTTACGCCAATGACGGCATGACCACGAAGCGACATGCTGACGCCGACCATAAAAAGCGTGAGATCTTCATCAGCATCGAGACGGAGCCGAATGAACATGGTCGATCCCCCATTTCACCCGACTCGCTACGAAGCATGGTTGGCAATCCACAAACAATGGTCGAAGTTGAGGTCGACGGCTGTGACAATAAATTCAGCAAGATTAGTGACGACGATGAGCAGTTGCCACCTAGACATGTCGCCGGCCAGAGTCATACAGGAGATATGCTGATGCGTTGCACACCCTTCAACACAGGCAATCACTTGCCGAATGTACAGCTGAATAATGCCAAAAATCTGATACAGCGAATGCAAGATGACTTTCGACAAATGAGCGAAGAAGTGGGCGCCAATATACGCCAAGCCATGACCGGTCTCAATGCGGTCGGTGGTAATACAGCAATGTTGTATGGCAACGAGCAGGTCGGTATGACAGTTGGCGCTGGTGGCCGCGGTGGTATAGCTGGTGGTACATATGTGCCGCACAATCCAAATACAACACCACCGCCGTCGACGGCAAGTGCGGGCGCAGTGACACCCATGTATGCAGCCTCAGGCGATGTCAGCGGTGATGCGTGTGGCGATTCGGACGACATGAGCAGTTTGGATGGTTATCCGATATCCTCGAAGTCGTCGCGACGTGGTGTCGGCTCTAAACTAAGCGCTGACTCTGCGTACGGGAG CCTCTCACGCCAGAGATCCTCCGAGCTGTCGTCCACACCGCAACGCAGCGCCACGCGCACTCGCCCCACCACCAGCAGCTCGACCGGCATGACCACAACGACATTGCCCGCGATGCTGCCTGCAGACGTGCAAAcgcaaaaacaactacaacagcagcagcaatatcactaccaacagcagcagcaacagctgcCACAACAAGCTGCGCAATTGTACAAGTATGCGCCTGTGGCTGCGCGCCCGCGACGCATAAGCGCCTCATCCAGCAGCGACAATTCGGATGCCAGCGATTGCAATGtcaaatataaacaacaacaacagaaacaacagcagcagcagcaacaattgtACAGCGGCGTTGGTAATAagaatcacaacaacaacaacaactatattaGCGCACACTACACACCACAGCAGagtagcaacagcaataacaacaatattacaactaacaacagcaacaacaactatgagAGTCCGCTAAGTTCACCAACAACAATGGAACGCGCACACCAACCCAGCAGTGCAACCAACACCGGGCTACCCCAGGACGAAGCGCAAACGGCGCCAGCAGCCGCCAACAAGGGTCACTACAGTTCGAGCAGTTCGCTGTCCAGCACAAATGCGGCTATGAGCGCGAGTATGAAAATGTCGAAATTCTGTCACGAATGTGGCGCCAAATTTCTAGTCGAACAGGCTAAGTTTTGTATGGATTGTGGGGTTAAGCGGATCGTACTATAG